In one bacterium genomic region, the following are encoded:
- a CDS encoding DUF4390 domain-containing protein yields MRVLIAFFTLALLGLPPGSSLARPPVPGISEVSGTIVRGEARVRFTLRNAFTPEMVEALKSGIEITFKTTVEVERVYRNWFNAPMGRVQYTRSVRYDALARVYRLHRDDGDELLPDVLAALDRMTRFEVVVPVTGNVEKGKHYRARVRARLDKVGLSEPLRSIFFFSTLWDVETGWARGNLKTS; encoded by the coding sequence GTGCGCGTCCTGATTGCCTTTTTTACGCTGGCTCTCCTGGGGCTCCCGCCCGGGAGCTCCCTTGCCCGACCGCCCGTCCCGGGGATCTCGGAAGTATCCGGGACGATCGTTCGCGGCGAGGCCCGGGTCCGCTTCACCCTCCGGAACGCGTTCACTCCCGAAATGGTCGAGGCATTGAAGTCCGGGATCGAGATCACCTTCAAGACCACCGTAGAGGTCGAGCGGGTCTACAGGAACTGGTTCAACGCGCCGATGGGGCGGGTCCAGTACACCCGCTCCGTCCGGTACGACGCCCTGGCGCGCGTCTACCGGCTCCATCGCGACGACGGCGACGAGCTGCTCCCGGACGTCCTCGCGGCCCTCGACCGGATGACCCGGTTCGAAGTGGTCGTCCCGGTGACCGGAAACGTGGAAAAGGGGAAGCATTACAGGGCGCGCGTCCGCGCCCGGCTGGACAAGGTCGGCCTTTCCGAACCGCTTCGATCCATCTTCTTCTTCTCCACCCTGTGGGACGTCGAGACCGGCTGGGCCCGCGGGAATCTCAAAACCTCATGA
- a CDS encoding DUF2905 domain-containing protein, translating to MHASLGKGLILIGLLIAVVGALLVVSDKIGWIGRLPGDITIRRGNYTVYFPLATCLIVSALLSLVVWLFRK from the coding sequence GTGCACGCCTCCCTTGGGAAAGGGCTGATCCTCATCGGCCTCCTGATCGCGGTGGTCGGCGCCCTCCTGGTCGTTTCGGACAAGATCGGCTGGATCGGGCGGCTTCCCGGGGACATCACGATCCGTCGCGGTAATTACACCGTTTATTTCCCGCTCGCGACGTGTCTCATCGTAAGCGCGCTTCTCTCCCTGGTGGTCTGGCTGTTCCGGAAATAG
- the ruvB gene encoding Holliday junction branch migration DNA helicase RuvB: protein MPVGRLVDPAAGGGDSTVDLSLRPKRFGEFIGQAAIVANLRTYIEAAIGRREPLDHVLLSGPPGLGKTTLAHIIANEMGVGIRTTSGPAIERKGDIAAILTALEPGDVLFIDEIHRLSRVVEELLYSAMEDFALDIILGQGPSAKSIRLTLPRFTLVGATTRTGLLTSPLRDRFGVPLRLEYYGTEELKEVIRRSSAALSIAVDEAGAGEIARRSRGTPRVANRLLRRVRDFAQVTGDGTITRKIADHALLRMEVDREGLDVMDRKILRVLLEKFGGGPVGVETISASVSEERDTIEDVYEPFLIQRGFLKRTPRGRVATPAAWKHLGIAIPKTSAQESLFGET, encoded by the coding sequence ATGCCGGTCGGACGCCTCGTCGATCCGGCCGCCGGCGGCGGCGACAGCACCGTCGACCTCTCCCTGCGGCCGAAGCGGTTCGGCGAGTTCATCGGACAAGCCGCGATCGTGGCGAACCTCCGGACCTACATCGAGGCGGCGATCGGCCGCCGAGAGCCGCTCGACCACGTTCTGCTCTCCGGTCCGCCAGGCCTCGGGAAGACGACGCTGGCCCACATCATCGCCAACGAGATGGGGGTGGGCATCCGCACGACCTCCGGCCCCGCGATCGAACGGAAAGGGGACATCGCCGCGATCCTCACGGCGCTGGAACCCGGGGACGTCCTCTTTATCGACGAGATCCACCGGCTGTCGCGCGTGGTCGAGGAGCTGCTCTACTCCGCGATGGAAGACTTCGCCCTCGACATCATCCTCGGGCAAGGCCCGTCCGCCAAATCGATCCGCCTCACGCTTCCGAGGTTCACCCTGGTCGGCGCCACGACGCGCACCGGGCTCCTCACTTCCCCGTTGCGGGACCGGTTCGGCGTTCCCCTGCGCCTGGAATATTACGGAACGGAGGAACTGAAGGAGGTGATCCGGCGCTCCTCGGCCGCGCTCTCCATCGCCGTCGACGAGGCGGGGGCGGGGGAGATCGCCCGGCGGTCCCGGGGGACGCCGCGCGTCGCGAACCGCCTCCTGCGGCGTGTCCGCGACTTCGCCCAGGTGACGGGGGACGGCACGATCACCCGGAAAATCGCCGATCACGCGCTGCTGCGGATGGAGGTCGACCGGGAGGGGCTCGACGTGATGGACCGGAAGATCCTGCGCGTGCTCCTCGAGAAGTTCGGAGGGGGGCCGGTCGGCGTGGAGACGATCTCCGCCTCCGTCAGCGAGGAGCGCGACACGATCGAGGACGTCTACGAACCGTTCCTCATCCAGCGCGGTTTCCTCAAGCGAACACCGCGGGGAAGGGTGGCCACCCCCGCCGCGTGGAAACATCTCGGGATCGCGATCCCGAAGACGTCCGCCCAGGAATCGCTGTTCGGAGAGACGTGA
- the ruvA gene encoding Holliday junction branch migration protein RuvA codes for MIDHLRGRLAGGGKDFVVLECAGIGFRARVSDATRKDLPPDGEICILRTHLHFRDGGADLYGFSTETEREIFLATIGVSGVGPKSAMAMMSVLSVPGVLAACARGDATSFTRVPGIGKKLAQRIALELPDQLKKVSVDFATLDVEPPDLPTAPEAQASEGLVALGFPRTEAQLAVAAVRREKGSDLPTDLLIRESLRRLSGGR; via the coding sequence ATGATCGACCATCTCCGAGGTCGCCTCGCGGGGGGCGGGAAGGATTTCGTGGTGCTGGAGTGCGCCGGGATCGGATTCCGCGCGCGCGTCTCCGACGCGACCCGCAAGGACCTCCCCCCGGACGGCGAGATCTGCATCCTGCGCACGCATCTCCATTTCCGGGACGGCGGCGCCGACCTGTACGGCTTCTCCACCGAGACGGAGCGCGAGATCTTCCTGGCGACGATCGGTGTGAGCGGCGTGGGGCCGAAGTCCGCCATGGCGATGATGTCCGTCCTCTCCGTTCCGGGCGTCCTCGCGGCGTGCGCGCGGGGAGACGCCACCTCCTTCACCCGCGTCCCGGGGATCGGGAAGAAGCTCGCCCAGCGGATCGCCCTGGAGCTGCCGGACCAGCTGAAGAAGGTGTCGGTCGATTTCGCCACCCTGGACGTGGAGCCGCCGGATCTTCCGACGGCGCCCGAAGCGCAGGCCTCGGAGGGTCTCGTCGCCCTCGGGTTCCCGAGGACGGAGGCCCAGCTTGCCGTGGCGGCCGTCCGGCGGGAGAAAGGCTCCGACCTCCCGACGGATCTTTTGATCCGGGAGTCGTTGCGCCGCCTCTCGGGAGGGCGATAG
- the ruvC gene encoding crossover junction endodeoxyribonuclease RuvC codes for MRRILGIDPGSVRTGYGIVDVRGNAVTPVAWGVIRLEGEASFPDRLFRIHRELSDLILLHRPTEAAVEKVFLAKNPSSALKLGQARGAAIVTCGIHGVAVHEYGAKEIKAAATGHGGASKEQVAGMVARLLGIRDPIPPDASDALAMAFCRAVTREL; via the coding sequence TTGCGACGGATCTTAGGGATCGACCCGGGGTCGGTGCGGACCGGGTACGGAATCGTCGACGTCCGGGGGAATGCCGTCACCCCCGTCGCGTGGGGCGTCATCCGGCTCGAAGGCGAGGCGTCCTTCCCCGACCGCCTCTTCCGGATCCATCGCGAACTCTCCGACCTGATCCTTCTCCACCGCCCCACGGAAGCCGCGGTCGAGAAGGTGTTTCTCGCGAAAAACCCGTCCTCCGCCCTCAAGCTCGGCCAGGCGCGCGGCGCGGCGATCGTCACCTGCGGAATCCACGGCGTCGCCGTCCACGAGTACGGCGCGAAGGAGATCAAGGCGGCGGCGACGGGACACGGCGGCGCCTCCAAGGAGCAGGTCGCGGGGATGGTCGCACGCCTCCTCGGCATCCGCGACCCGATCCCTCCCGACGCCTCCGACGCCCTCGCCATGGCCTTCTGCCGCGCCGTCACAAGGGAGCTGTAA
- a CDS encoding YebC/PmpR family DNA-binding transcriptional regulator gives MSGHNKWSSIKHKKGKADAIRGRAFTKITREIITAAKIGGGDPEGNARLRAAILAAKAVNMPNDNISRAIKKGTGELEGVSYEEYMYEGYGPSGVAVLVKVLTDNKNRTVADLRHTFTKYNGNLGETGCVNWMFGKKGSISVLKESVGEEKLMEIALDLGADDVDNDPESHEFEVRCDPEAFEDVKKGLEENGVAVSSAEVAMVPQTTVHLQGKPAETMLKMMNALEESDDVQNVWANFDISDEDMEAFG, from the coding sequence ATGTCCGGACACAATAAATGGAGCTCGATCAAGCACAAGAAGGGGAAGGCCGACGCCATCCGGGGCAGGGCGTTCACCAAGATCACCCGTGAGATCATCACTGCCGCGAAGATCGGCGGCGGCGATCCGGAGGGGAACGCCCGTCTCCGGGCCGCGATCCTTGCCGCCAAGGCGGTCAACATGCCGAACGACAACATCTCCCGGGCGATCAAGAAGGGAACCGGGGAGCTCGAGGGCGTCTCGTACGAGGAGTACATGTACGAAGGGTACGGGCCCAGCGGCGTCGCTGTGCTGGTGAAGGTCCTCACCGACAACAAGAACCGCACGGTCGCCGATCTGCGGCACACGTTCACGAAATACAACGGCAACCTCGGCGAGACGGGGTGCGTCAACTGGATGTTCGGCAAGAAGGGATCGATCAGCGTCCTCAAGGAGTCGGTCGGCGAGGAGAAGCTGATGGAGATCGCCCTCGACCTCGGCGCCGACGACGTCGACAACGATCCCGAGTCCCACGAGTTCGAGGTCCGGTGCGACCCGGAGGCCTTCGAGGATGTGAAGAAGGGGCTGGAGGAGAACGGGGTGGCGGTCTCCTCGGCGGAAGTGGCCATGGTTCCCCAGACCACGGTCCATCTCCAGGGGAAGCCCGCCGAGACGATGCTCAAGATGATGAACGCCCTCGAGGAGTCCGACGACGTCCAGAACGTCTGGGCCAACTTCGACATCTCCGACGAGGATATGGAGGCGTTCGGCTAA